In the genome of Granulibacter bethesdensis CGDNIH1, one region contains:
- a CDS encoding glycoside hydrolase family 108 protein, whose translation MSFEQALALVMSRSVEGGYTSLASDAGNWTGGRVNAGRLVGTQFGISAPVLGTWLGREATRADMIGLSREQAAAIYEQRYWRPLCCGHMSGPVGGLVFDAAVNQGPASAALMVQQAADVRQDGEIGPVTLAALNGADQADLHAEIARLRAERYRATSDWSRFGKGWMRRLMRVVAATAAFT comes from the coding sequence ATGAGTTTTGAACAGGCTCTGGCTCTGGTCATGAGCCGGAGCGTGGAGGGAGGCTATACCAGCCTCGCCTCCGATGCTGGCAACTGGACGGGTGGCAGGGTCAATGCGGGGCGCTTGGTAGGGACGCAGTTCGGTATCAGCGCTCCGGTTCTGGGTACCTGGCTGGGGAGGGAGGCTACCAGAGCCGACATGATCGGGCTGAGCCGCGAACAGGCAGCCGCGATTTATGAGCAGCGCTACTGGCGGCCTTTGTGCTGTGGCCATATGTCCGGCCCGGTCGGCGGACTGGTCTTCGATGCGGCCGTCAATCAGGGGCCAGCCAGTGCTGCCCTGATGGTGCAGCAGGCTGCAGACGTTCGTCAGGATGGCGAGATCGGCCCGGTGACGCTGGCGGCTCTGAACGGTGCCGATCAGGCCGACTTGCATGCTGAAATCGCCAGGCTGCGTGCTGAACGTTACCGCGCCACGTCAGATTGGTCGCGTTTCGGCAAGGGCTGGATGCGGCGCCTGATGCGCGTGGTCGCGGCAACGGCCGCCTTTACCTGA